From Amia ocellicauda isolate fAmiCal2 chromosome 12, fAmiCal2.hap1, whole genome shotgun sequence, a single genomic window includes:
- the g3bp2a gene encoding ras GTPase-activating protein-binding protein 2 isoform X1, whose amino-acid sequence MVMEKPSPLLVGREFVRQYYTLLNKAPDFLHRFYGRHSSYVHGGLDANGKPAEAVYGQAEIHKKVMSLQFSECHTKIRHVDAHATLSDGVVVQVMGELSNNGQPMRKFMQTFVLAPEGSVANKFYVHNDIFRYEDEVFGDSEAELDEESEEEVEEEQEERQPSPEPVQDSPSSTTYYEQHSVRKQTFGKTSIPVQSFWGANVTNNGLEETLEEPAPQPEPEPEPEPKSEELKLDVEEKVLEELEEKAPSPAPVESSPSTQEAPKAFSWASVTSKNLPPSGSVPSTGIPPHVVKAPASQPRLETKQEAQVQPPRVRDQRTRDRPGFISRGPRSDGVASSDSQAGKPHFSFINKARGDSEPSEMDNRRIVRYPDSHQLFVGNLPHDIDESELKDFFMTFGNVVELRINTKGVGGKLPNFGFVVFDDSDPVQRILGAKPIMFRGEVRLNVEEKKTRAAREREGRGGGGDDRRDMRRNDRGPGGPRSVVGSNVMMRDRDGRGPPPRGAMAPKPGLGSGRGAGQGESRFSTQRR is encoded by the exons ATGGTGATGGAGAAGCCAAGTCCCCTGCTCGTAGGGCGGGAGTTTGTGAGGCAGTATTACACACTGTTAAACAAGGCACCAGACTTCCTGCACAG gtTCTATGGCAGACACTCCTCCTATGTGCATGGTGGACTGGATGCCAATGGAAAACCAGCAGAAGCAGTGTATGGCCAAGCT gagatcCACAAGAAGGTGATGTCGCTACAGTTCAGTGAATGTCATACCAAGATCCGCCATGTGGATGCCCACGCCACCCTGAGCGACGGGGTGGTGGTGCAGGTGATGGGCGAGCTCTCCAACAACGGGCAGCCGATGAGGAAGTTCATGCAGACCTTTGTTCTTGCCCCCGAG GGCTCTGTAGCAAATAAGTTCTACGTACACAATGACATCTTCCGTTACGAAGACGAGGTTTTTGGAGATTCTGAGGCTGAGCTCGACGAGG AATCTGAGGAGGAGGTCGAGGAGGAGCAGGAAGAACGCCAGCCGTCTCCAGAGCCGGTCCAGGACAGTCCCAGCAGCACCACCTACTACGAACAGCATTCTGTGAG AAAGCAAACCTTTGGGAAAACATCAATTCCTGTTCAATCGTTTTGGGGGGCGAACGTGACAAA CAATGGCTTGGAGGAGACCTTGGAGGAGCCGGCACCACAGCCCGAGCCCGAGCCCGAACCCGAGCCCAAGAGTGAGGAGCTGAAGCTGGACGTGGAAGAGAaggtcctggaggagctggaggagaaAGCCCCCTCGCCCGCTCCGGTGGAGTCCTCCCCGAGCACCCAGGAGGCCCCCAAG GCTTTCTCCTGGGCCTCAGTGACCAGTAAAAACCTGCCTCCTAGTGGTTCAGTCCCCTCCACTGGAATCCCGCCTCATGTTGTTAAAGCACCTGCCTCACAG CCCCGATTGGAGACCAAACAGGAGGCGCAGGTGCAGCCGCCCCGAGTCCGTGACCAGAGGACCCGAGACAGACCTGGCTTCATCTCCCGAGGGCCACGATCAG ATGGTGTCGCGTCTTCAGACTCGCAAGCCGGAAAACCTCACTTCAGCTTCATTAACAAAG CAAGAGGGGATTCCGAGCCAAGCGAGATGGACAACCGCAGGATCGTGCGCTACCCCGACAGTCACCAGCTCTTCGTTGGCAATCTCCCCCATGACATTGACGAGAGCGAACTGAAAGACTTCTTCATGA CTTTTGGAAATGTGGTGGAGCTGCGGATCAACACCAAGGGAGTGGGAGGGAAACTGCCCAACTTCGGCTTCGTTGTCTTTGATGACTCTGATCCCGTTCAGAGAATTCTGGGTGCCAAG cCCATCATGTTCCGCGGGGAGGTGCGGCTCAatgtggaggagaagaagacCCGGGCGGCCCGCGAGAGGGAGGGCAGGGGCGGCGGTGGTGATGACCGCAGAGACATGCGGCGCAACGACCGAGGCCCCGGGGGACCCCGCAGCGTCGTGGGGAGCAACGTGATGATGCGCGACCGGGATGGGAGGGGCCCTCCCCCAAGGGGCGCCATGGCCCCCAAACCAGGCCTGGGGTCCGGAAGAGGAGCTGGCCAAGGGGAGAGTCGCTTCAGCACACAGCGGCGCTGA
- the LOC136764237 gene encoding cyclin-dependent kinase-like 2 — protein MDKYESLGLVGEGSYGLVMKCRNKESGRIVAVKKFLESEEDKTVKKIAMREIKMLKQLRHDNLVNLLEVCKKKRRWYLVFEFVDRTVLDDLEQYPSGLDPSRARRYLFQILRAIAFCHHHSIIHRDIKPENVLVSQHGIIKLCDFGFARTMAAPGEVYTDYVATRWYRAPELLVGDTNYGKAVDVWAIGCLFVEMLTGQPLFPGDSDIDQLYHIMRCFGNLTPRHQELFYKNPLFAGVRLPEIKEKEPLERRYAKLSPVTLDLIKKCLQIDPDRRPACAELLDHEYFIKDGFTERFTQELNSRIQKDLRENPPLPKLSKMSKKDKEDLAADDKPLTHRDSNTNIKAKDSKPDFKAARQMEAKTERAERQFNRMSLEDKEKASENAMAPGKALPPPLKDVNGNPDLTKPAGGSVIPPIGQNPPTMFTATLGTGAGCVAGLHSVSRANEKMKKHVNVFNKKCQQSLSNHYNANFTGQVSSERSVVHERAIPTERNGNKKKGEFCKTDVHLPELKNHHLPELKGAEGKHSKMLKKEPKKATECRIPSIAAVDMPSSTGALQQISVNSVHEGTEASFPRVDY, from the exons ATGGACAAGTACGAGAGCCTGGGGCTGGTCGGGGAGGGCAGCTACGGGCTGGTCATGAAGTGCAGGAACAAGGAGAGCGGCAGGATCGTGGCCGTCAAGAAGTTTCTGGAAAGCGAGGAGGACAAAACGGTGAAGAAAATCGCCATGAGAGAGATCAAGATGTTGAAG CAACTTCGGCATGACAACTTGGTCAATCTCCTGGAGGTGTGCAAGAAAAAGAGGCGCTGGTACCTGGTGTTTGAGTTTGTGGACCGGACCGTGTTGGATGACTTGGAGCAGTACCCCAGCGGCCTGGACCCCAGCCGAGCCCGGAGGTATCTCTTCCAGATCCTGAGAGCCATCGCCTTCTGTCATCACCACAGC ATAATCCACCGTGATATAAAACCCGAGAACGTGTTGGTGTCTCAGCATGGGATCATCAAACTGTGTGACTTTGGGTTCGCCAGGACCATGGCGGCCCCCGGAGAGGTCTACACGGACTATGTGGCCACACGCTGGTACAGAGCTCCAGAGCTGCTGGTGGGAGACACAAACTATGGCAA AGCGGTGGACGTGTGGGCGATTGGGTGTCTGTTTGTGGAGATGCTCACCGGACAGCCTCTCTTTCCAGGAGACTCCGACATCGATCAGCTGTACCACATCATGAGGTGCTTCG GCAACTTAACTCCGAGACATCAAGAGCTTTTTTACAAAAACCCACTCTTTGCAGGGGTCAGGCTCCCCGAGATTAAAGAGAAGGAACCTTTGGAAAGACGATATGCGAAGCTGTCTCCCGTCACGCTCGACTTAATAAAG AAATGCCTGCAGATTGACCCAGACAGGAGGCCGGCCTGTGCGGAGCTGCTGGACCACGAGTACTTCATTAAGGACGGGTTCACTGAGAG ATTTACCCAGGAGTTGAATTCTAGGATTCAGAAGGATCTGAGGGAAAATCCTCCTTTGCCTAAATTGTCCAAAATGTCCAAAAAGGACAAGGAGGATTTGGCAGCAGATGACAAGCCTCTGACGCACAGG GACTCAAACACCAACATCAAAGCCAAAGACAGCAAACCTGACTTTAAAGCAGCTAGGCAGATGGAAGCTAAAACGGAAAGGGCAGAGAGACAGTTTAACAGGATGAGCCTGGAGGACAAAGAGAAGGCCTCAGAGAATGCGATGGCCCCTGGCAAagccctgcctcctcctttgAAAGACGTAAATGGCAACCCAGACCTCACCAAACCAGCAGGTGGATCGGTGATACCTCCTATTGGGCAGAACCCCCCAACCATGTTCACCGCAACCCTCGGCACCGGGGCTGGGTGTGTCGCTGGGCTGCACAG TGTTTCAAGAGCCAACGAGAAGATGAAGAAGCATGTAAACGTCTTCAACAAAAAATGCCAACAATCCCTGTCCAACCACTACAACGCAAACTTCACCGGACAG GTGAGCTCAGAGAGGAGTGTGGTCCACGAGCGGGCCATCCCGACGGAGCGGAACGGGAACAAGAAAAAAGGGGAATTCTGCAAAACAGACGTCCACCTGCCAGAGCTCAAGAATCACCACCTGCCGGAGCTGAAGGGGGCCGAAG GCAAGCACTCGAAGATGTTGAAGAAGGAGCCCAAGAAAGCGACAGAATGCCGCATCCCCTCCATTGCTGCGGTGGACATGCCTTCTTCCACTGGCGCTCTGCAGCAG ATTTCTGTGAATTCGGTTCATGAGGGAACTGAGGCCAGTTTCCCACGTGTTGACTATTAG
- the g3bp2a gene encoding ras GTPase-activating protein-binding protein 2 isoform X2 — MVMEKPSPLLVGREFVRQYYTLLNKAPDFLHRFYGRHSSYVHGGLDANGKPAEAVYGQAEIHKKVMSLQFSECHTKIRHVDAHATLSDGVVVQVMGELSNNGQPMRKFMQTFVLAPEGSVANKFYVHNDIFRYEDEVFGDSEAELDEESEEEVEEEQEERQPSPEPVQDSPSSTTYYEQHSVSNGLEETLEEPAPQPEPEPEPEPKSEELKLDVEEKVLEELEEKAPSPAPVESSPSTQEAPKAFSWASVTSKNLPPSGSVPSTGIPPHVVKAPASQPRLETKQEAQVQPPRVRDQRTRDRPGFISRGPRSDGVASSDSQAGKPHFSFINKARGDSEPSEMDNRRIVRYPDSHQLFVGNLPHDIDESELKDFFMTFGNVVELRINTKGVGGKLPNFGFVVFDDSDPVQRILGAKPIMFRGEVRLNVEEKKTRAAREREGRGGGGDDRRDMRRNDRGPGGPRSVVGSNVMMRDRDGRGPPPRGAMAPKPGLGSGRGAGQGESRFSTQRR; from the exons ATGGTGATGGAGAAGCCAAGTCCCCTGCTCGTAGGGCGGGAGTTTGTGAGGCAGTATTACACACTGTTAAACAAGGCACCAGACTTCCTGCACAG gtTCTATGGCAGACACTCCTCCTATGTGCATGGTGGACTGGATGCCAATGGAAAACCAGCAGAAGCAGTGTATGGCCAAGCT gagatcCACAAGAAGGTGATGTCGCTACAGTTCAGTGAATGTCATACCAAGATCCGCCATGTGGATGCCCACGCCACCCTGAGCGACGGGGTGGTGGTGCAGGTGATGGGCGAGCTCTCCAACAACGGGCAGCCGATGAGGAAGTTCATGCAGACCTTTGTTCTTGCCCCCGAG GGCTCTGTAGCAAATAAGTTCTACGTACACAATGACATCTTCCGTTACGAAGACGAGGTTTTTGGAGATTCTGAGGCTGAGCTCGACGAGG AATCTGAGGAGGAGGTCGAGGAGGAGCAGGAAGAACGCCAGCCGTCTCCAGAGCCGGTCCAGGACAGTCCCAGCAGCACCACCTACTACGAACAGCATTCTGTGAG CAATGGCTTGGAGGAGACCTTGGAGGAGCCGGCACCACAGCCCGAGCCCGAGCCCGAACCCGAGCCCAAGAGTGAGGAGCTGAAGCTGGACGTGGAAGAGAaggtcctggaggagctggaggagaaAGCCCCCTCGCCCGCTCCGGTGGAGTCCTCCCCGAGCACCCAGGAGGCCCCCAAG GCTTTCTCCTGGGCCTCAGTGACCAGTAAAAACCTGCCTCCTAGTGGTTCAGTCCCCTCCACTGGAATCCCGCCTCATGTTGTTAAAGCACCTGCCTCACAG CCCCGATTGGAGACCAAACAGGAGGCGCAGGTGCAGCCGCCCCGAGTCCGTGACCAGAGGACCCGAGACAGACCTGGCTTCATCTCCCGAGGGCCACGATCAG ATGGTGTCGCGTCTTCAGACTCGCAAGCCGGAAAACCTCACTTCAGCTTCATTAACAAAG CAAGAGGGGATTCCGAGCCAAGCGAGATGGACAACCGCAGGATCGTGCGCTACCCCGACAGTCACCAGCTCTTCGTTGGCAATCTCCCCCATGACATTGACGAGAGCGAACTGAAAGACTTCTTCATGA CTTTTGGAAATGTGGTGGAGCTGCGGATCAACACCAAGGGAGTGGGAGGGAAACTGCCCAACTTCGGCTTCGTTGTCTTTGATGACTCTGATCCCGTTCAGAGAATTCTGGGTGCCAAG cCCATCATGTTCCGCGGGGAGGTGCGGCTCAatgtggaggagaagaagacCCGGGCGGCCCGCGAGAGGGAGGGCAGGGGCGGCGGTGGTGATGACCGCAGAGACATGCGGCGCAACGACCGAGGCCCCGGGGGACCCCGCAGCGTCGTGGGGAGCAACGTGATGATGCGCGACCGGGATGGGAGGGGCCCTCCCCCAAGGGGCGCCATGGCCCCCAAACCAGGCCTGGGGTCCGGAAGAGGAGCTGGCCAAGGGGAGAGTCGCTTCAGCACACAGCGGCGCTGA